A portion of the Glycine max cultivar Williams 82 chromosome 10, Glycine_max_v4.0, whole genome shotgun sequence genome contains these proteins:
- the LOC100814644 gene encoding methionine--tRNA ligase, chloroplastic/mitochondrial, whose product MAVRINCSIQNTLCLLNPPLFSLRYRASPLKLKPQLHFRQNPSRGALFCTCATTDITPHNTEPFVLTTPLYYVNAPPHMGSAYTTIAADAIARFQRLLGKKVIFITGTDEHGEKIATAAMAQGSTPPDHCNLISQSYMTLWKDLDISYDKFIRTTDSKHEAIVKEFYSRVLANGDIYRADYDGLYCVNCEEYKDEKELLDNNCCPVHLKPCVSRKEDNYFFALSKYQKALEDTLNKNPNFVQPSFRLNEVQSWINSGLRDFSISRASVDWGIPVPDDKTQTIYVWFDALLGYISALSDDQEQPDLLKTVSSGWPASLHLIGKDILRFHAVYWPAMLMSAGLSLPKMVFGHGFLTKDGMKMGKSLGNTLEPNDLVNKFGTDAVRYFFVREVEFGNDGDYSEERFINIVNAHLANTIGNLLNRTLGLLKKNCQSILVVDSTTAAEGNEFKDNVEKLVDKVRIHYENLSLSSACEAALEIGNVGNLYMDQRAPWSLFKQGGTAAEAAAKDLVIILETVRIIAIALFPVTPSLSWRIYAQLGYSRDQFDAATWRDTEWGGLKGGQVMAQPKPVFARIENQTEVEDKGVAVGKTKKSKAKPKQPQEVVGA is encoded by the exons ATGGCAGTGAGAATAAACTGCTCCATTCAAAACACCCTCTGTCTCCTTAACCCTCCCTTGTTTTCTCTTCGTTACAGAGCTTCTCCCCTGAAGCTGAAACCTCAACTGCATTTTCGTCAAAACCCCTCTCGAGGAGCTTTGTTTTGCACCTGCGCCACCACCGATATCACTCCACATAATACCGAACCCTTTGTCCTCACTACTCCTCTCTATTACGTCAATGCCCCTCCTCACATGGGTAGTGCTTACACCACCATCGCCGCCGATGCCATTGCTCGCTTCCAG CGGCTATTGGGGAAGAAAGTTATATTTATTACTGGCACGGATGAACACGGGGAGAAAATTGCAACTGCTGCCATGGCTCAGGGTTCCACCCCTCCTGACCATTGCAATCTCATATCTCAATCTTACATGACGCTTTGGAAAGAT TTAGATATTTCTTATGACAAGTTCATTAGAACAACTGATAGCAAGCATGAAGCAATTGTGAAGGAATTTTACTCAAGAGTGCTTGCCAATGGTGACATCTACCGAGCTGATTATGACGGACTTTATTGTGTAAACTGTGAGGAATATAAG GATGAGAAGGAACTTCTTGATAATAATTGTTGTCCAGTTCACCTAAAGCCTTGTGTTTCAAGGAAAGAGGACAATTACTTTTTTGCACTGTCAAAATATCAGAAGGCATTGGAGGATACTCTGAATAAAAATCCGAATTTTGTGCAGCCATCTTTCCGTTTAAATGAG GTTCAAAGTTGGATCAACAGTGGCTTGAGGGACTTTTCCATTTCCCGAGCATCAGTTGATTGGGGCATTCCTGTTCCCGATGACAAGACCCAGACTATATATGTATGGTTTGATGCTTTACTAGG CTATATATCAGCACTATCTGATGATCAGGAACAACCTGATTTACTAAAAACTGTTTCTTCAGGTTGGCCAGCTTCACTGCACTTGATTGGTAAG GATATTCTACGCTTCCATGCTGTTTACTGGCCAGCTATGCTAATGTCTGCTGGACTAAGCCTTCCTAAAATGGTATTTGGCCATGGATTCTTGACAAAG GATGGCATGAAGATGGGCAAGTCACTAGGGAATACACTTGAACCAAACGATTTGGTTAATAAATTTGGGACAGATGCAGTTAGATACTTCTTTGTCAGAGAGGTGGAATTCGGCAATGATGGAGACTATTCAGAGGAACGCTTCATCAATATTGTGAATGCACATCTTGCCAATACAATTG GAAATCTTCTTAATCGGACACTGGGACTTCTGAAAAAGAACTGCCAATCAATTCTGGTGGTGGATTCCACTACAGCTGCTGAAGGAAATGAATTCAAGGACAATGTAGAGAAGCTG GTTGATAAAGTTCGCATTCACTATGAAAATCTCTCCCTGTCATCAGCTTGTGAGGCTGCTCTGGAGATTGGTAATGTTGGGAATTTGTATATGGATCAACGTGCACCATGGTCTCTCTTTAAGCAAGGGGGTACTGCTGCTGAAGCAGCTGCTAAG GACCTTGTAATTATATTAGAGACAGTGAGGATTATTGCAATTGCACTATTTCCTGTTACACCAAGCTTGAGTTGGAGAATATATGCCCAACTTGGCTATTCCAGGGACCAATTTGATGCAGCAACCTGG AGAGACACCGAGTGGGGTGGGCTTAAGGGTGGCCAAGTCATGGCTCAACCTAAACCAGTCTTTGCCAGGATTGAAAACCAAACTGaagtggaagacaaaggagtCGCAGTTGGAAAGACTAAGAAAAGCAAAGCGAAGCCGAAACAGCCTCAAGAAGTCGTCGGAGCCTAG